The sequence below is a genomic window from Myxococcus xanthus.
AGACGTTGAGGTAGCCCACCTCCACGGAGGAGTGGTCCCCGTACTTCCAGCCCGCGCCAACGAACACGCGGTTCATGTCGAAGCCGGCGCTGGGGCCATTCGCCACCGAGCTGAGGTGGTAGAAGACCTCATCCCAGACAATCAACGACAGCCGCCCCTCCGCGGCCACGGGGTGCGCACCGCGCAACATGACGCGGCCCCGGTGGGAGACCTCCGTCGTGCCGGGCAGGAAGCGCTGCTCCAGACGGGCGCGGAGCGTGCCCCGGACCTGGGCGAACTTCGGCGTGTAGAGGAACTGCTGGAAGAGCCGGCTTTCGCCCTGACGCAAGGCCGGGTCGCCCTCCCAGCGCCACGATGGAAACCAGCCCTGCCCCAGCCACAGCGACATGTCCTGGGCCAACCGGACGCCTCCCGCCGAGCGGAGGATGCCGCGGGCGTCGTCCTTGCCGAAGCGCGGCTGGGCCTCCAGGTAATAGAGGAGGTGTTCCCCGATGCCCCCCTGCGCCGACACCGTGTACCAGAGCTGAGCTTCCGCGCGGACGGGCCGGGCCTCCACGGTGTGACAGGGGATGACCAGCAACAGACCGATGAGGGGGAGCCAATTCTCCGTGCGCATGATGCGAATGCCTAGAGCACGACACGTACACCGGCTCAACTGGGCAAAGCGCGAGTGCGGTCTGACCGACGATACCGCGGCCGCTTCGCACACCCCGAGGCCGGAATGGCGCGTCCGCCCTTCACCGTGGGGGAGGGACGGACGGTCCCTGTCGCCTACTGCGTGGGCTGCTGGGAGCCCGGGGTGGACTGGCCACTCTCCGGCGCGGCCGGCGCCGTGGGCTGGACCTGTGAGGTCGCCTCGATGCGCACCGCCTGGGGCTCTCCGCTCTGCTCGTCGGTCCGGTACGAGGCCCGGACCTGACTGCCCTCCTGGATTTCCCCAGCGCTGGCCTGGCGCCCATCCACCATGACCTGCGTCTGCGGTGACACCTGCAGGCGCAGCTGCGGCTCGCCCTGTGAGCTGAGCAGCAGCTCGTCATCATTGGCGCTCAGCACCTCACCGACGATTTGCTGCTCCGAGCCCTGCTGGGCCTGGGCGCCCTGCGGCTCGGGCGCCACGGCCCCTGGCTGCTGTGCCTGCTGGCGAAGCTGCTCGGACTGCTGACGAGCCTGCTGGTTCTGCTGCGCCAGCGCGTCGCTCTGCTTTCGCTGCGCCTCCTGCTGGGCCTGCGGCACCTGGTCGTTCACCGCGGACTGCCCGCTTGCCTGCCCTTGGGTCCCCCGGTCGCGTTCTTCACACGCTGTCCCCAGCATCAGCGCCGCGGCGCCCGCCAACAGCCATCCCGCGCGAAATCTCATTGGACGCCTCCCGTCTCCATGCACGTCCCAGAAGGAAGATGGCGAGCGGCGTCCTCGCGCCAACCCGCATCCGATCCAGGCGTCCGCCCTCCCGGCCGCCCTCCTCCCACTTGTTGGTGCACGAAGCGCTACCCATGGCTGGGGTTTAACGGTAAGGGGCGCCCCCCATGCGTGCGTGCGGACTCGATTTCGGAACCAGCAACACCGCCGCGGCCCTGCCTGACGGCACGGTGCTGTCCCTGCAACCCAATACCTCGGAGGCCCGTCTCTTCCGCTCCGTCCTCTTCTTCCCGGACGACGAGCAGGACATCTACGCCGGCGCCGGCGCCATCCAGCGCTACCTGGAGGACAACACCGGACGCTTCATCCAGTCCGTGAAGTCCTTCCTTCACTCCAGCTCCTTCCGCGCCACCCAGGTGAAGGGGCGCACCTACACCATCGAGGAGCTGGTGGCCGTGCTGCTGCGCCGCGTGCGGGACGCCGCCGCGAGCGCCATGGGTGGCGCGCCCGAAGCCGTCGTGCTCGGCCGGCCCGCCGTCTTCACGCCGGACCCGGAGGCGGATGCCCTGGCCCAGCAGCGCCTGCTGCGCGCCGCGGAGCTCGCGGGCTTCCAGCACGTCCAGTTCCTCATCGAGCCCATCGCCGCGGCGCTCGCCTATGAGGCGCAGCTCACACGCGACGAGCTCGTGCTGGTGGCGGACTTCGGCGCCGGCACCACCGACCTCACCCTGATGCGCCTGGGCCCCAGCCGCCGCGGCAACCCGGACCGCCGCCAGGACGTGGTGGGCTCCACGGGCGTGCGCATCGGTGGTGACCGCTTCGACGCGGAAATCATGCGCCACAAGCTGCTGCCCCGCTTCGGCGCCGGCTCCACCTACCAGGTGCGCGGTTTCAGCGACAAGCGGCTGCCCATTCCCCAGCACATCATGGCCAAGCTGCTCACCTGGCACGAGATGTCCTTCATCCGGGAGAGGTCGACCCAGGAGCTGCTGGAGACCATGCTCAACACGAGCGACCGCAAGGCCGAAATCCAGGCCCTGTACGACCTCGTCATGGACAACCTGGGCTACCGCCTGTTCCGCGCCATTGAAGCGGCCAAGGTGCGCCTGTCCCAGGAAGACACGGCCACGGTGGACTTCGAGGAGGCCCGCATCACCCTCCACGAGCCCATCACCCGCGAGGAGTTCGACACCTTCAGCCAACCGCTGCTGGACGAGCTGGACGCGTGCACCGCGGGCCTGCTGGAGAAGCACGCGGAGGCGAAGGACATCGACGCGGTGTTCCTCACCGGTGGCTCGTCACAGATTCCCGCGGTGCGCCAGCTCTACATGCGCCGCTTCGGCGAGGGGCGCGTGCGCACCGCGGATGCCTTCACCTCCGTGGCCGAAGGGCTCGGGCGCGCGGCGGCGCACCTCTCCGTCTGAGCCTGACGCCCGGGGCGGGGCCTACGGGCCCACGTCCACGGTGCGGCTGAGCCACCCCACCCCGCCCCGCCCATCCCGCGCCACCACCCAGAAGGTGACGCGCTGGGGCGTGGCGGGGGTGTCGTACGCCGACGTCGGGTCACCCGGCCGGCCTTCCACGGGCTCCTGGGAGCGGAACTCCTTCACCTCGCCGTCGCCAGTGGCGAACCAACTGAAGAAGACCTGCTCGGGGCGCGAGCCTTCGTCCGTCTCTTCGATTTCGACGCTGCCCTCGGCCAGCACCGGCGTGAAGGTCACCTCGCGCGACACGGGCAGCGGGCCGGTGAGCGGCGCGCCGTCCCACAGGACGTCCGACACCACCGGGTTCTGGTTGGGCGTGGTGGTGGCCCGCAACGTCACCCGGCGCACGCCGCGCTCCGTGCCTTCCGGTGTGCCGCTGCCGTCCGTGGCCTCGTAACCGATGAAGAGCGGAATGCCCCGGGCCAGCGCCTCGCGCAGCGCCGGGTCCTCGGGGTCCAGCGTTCCACCGCCCCCCGGATTGCCCGCGGCCAGTGCCTCCAGCAACACCGCCTGCACGTCCGGGTCCGAGAGCGACAACTCGCCGTCCGGCAACGGCACGCTGTCGTCCCCCGGGCACCGCCCGTCATAGGGATTGCCAGTGAAGCGGCACAGCGCGTAGCGGACGGTGACGGGGCGCGCGTCCGGCGTCACCGCCAGCGCGTTGAACGTCATGGGCCCGGGCAGCGTGGAGGCGTCCGGGTCCACCACCAGCTCGGCGGGCTCCGCCTGGATGGCCAGCACGCGCACGCGCCGGATTTCGCTCTGAAGCTCGAAGTCGGGCCCGCAGCCGGCGAGCAGCACCACCACGAGCGCGGGGAGGATGGAACGCATGCTCAGAAGCTCCCCCGGGCGCCGATGATGGGAAGGATGGGCAGTCCTTCGAAGAAAGCGCTTTGGGTGTAGTTGTAGTTGTAGGCGATGCCTTCCACCGCCGGGTTGTTGTAGGCGTTCGTGAGGTCCAGGTAGACGTTGAGCGCCCACTTCTCGAAGGCGAAGTTCTTGTCCACGCGGATGTCCAACTGGTTGAAGGACGGCAGCCGGCGCGAGTTCACCGCCGCGTAGAGCGGGATGAAGACGTCCGACCCATCGTCGCGCACCGAGCCCACCACCGGCGTCGTGGGATTGCCCGAAGCGAAGCGCATGCGCGCACCCACCTCCCAGCCCGCCGGCAGCTTGTAGGACGCAATCGCTGTCAGCACGTGCGTCTGGTCATTGTCGAAGAGGCGCCAGCCCACGCCCGGCGCGTCCTGGCGCTCGCTGCGGCTGAGCGTGTAGGAGACCCAGCCGAAGAGCCGGTCCGTCAGCGCGCGGCGCACCAGCACCTCCAGGCCATAGATGCGGCCCACGCCGCCGTTGCTCAACCGCTCGGGCACCCGCTGGCCGTTGCGCACCACCGTGGCGTTGGAGCGGACGATGAGCCCGTCCAGGTCGTTGTAGAAGACCTCGCCGCCCACGAACCACTCCGGCCGCGCCTGCCACTCCGCGCCCACGCTGTACTGGAGCGACCGCTTCGCGCGCAGGTCCGGGTTGCCGAAGGCCACGCTCGGCTCATCCTGCACGGGTGGCCCGTGATAGACGCCCGCGCCGCCCTTGAGCGTCAGCGTGTCCGTCAGGCCGTAGCGGACCGCCAGACGCGGGTTGAAGGTGCGACGGGCCTGGGTCTGGTCGGTGAAGATGTAGCTCTCCGCGCGCAGGCCCGGCACCAGCAGCAGGCGCGGCACGGGGCGCCAGCGCGCCTCCACCCAGGTGGAGGGGAAGTACTGGAGGAAGTCGCCGTCCGCGGTGAGCACGTCATCGGTGACGGTGGGCGTGGGCGGCTCCCCCTCGCGGGAGAGGCCCTGGATGCGCGCGGTGACGCGGGCGAAGTTGCTCACCACGTCGATGCCGCCCGCCAGCGTGAGCGCCTCCCCGAAGGCGTACTCCACGGTGGAGCGCAGGTTCAGGTCCGTGGAGGCGATGCGCAGGCCACGGTCGCCGATGCCAAACTGGACCAGCGTGTTGCCCACCAGGCCGTGCGTGTCCAGGGTGAGCGCGTCCGCGCGGTACTGGTGCCGCAGGCGCAACTGGTTGAAGCCGGTGGTGACGTTCAGCCCACCGGTGACGGTGGGGTCGTCGTCCGCCGGCCGGTCGAAGACGAGCCCCAGCCTGTCTCTGGAGGTGAGTCCCTGCAGCGTGAAGGTGTGGCGCGACCTCGGCTTCCACACCAGCTTGAGCTGCGCGTCGTAGTAACGCGGCGCCACCTGGAGGCTGGGGCCGTTGTCGCCCTGTGGCACCAGGCCCAGCACCAGGTCGATGTACGAACGCCGTCCCGCCACCGCGAAGCTCAGCGTGTCGGTGATGGGCCCCTCCACCACCGCGTTGGATTCGATGAGGCTGACGCCCACGGTGGCGTGGAGCCGGTCCGTGCGCGGCTCGCGGCTGCGCACGTTGATGACGCCGCCGGTGATATCTCCGTAGTACGCGGAGAAGTTGCCGGGCAGGTAGTCCACCGCCTCCAGCAGCTCCGAGTTGTAGACGGAGGTGAGGCCGCCGAAGTGGTAGAGCAGCGGAATCCGCTGGCCGTCGAGGAAGACGCCGGACTCCTGCGGGCCCGTGCCGCGGATGACGAGCTGGCCACCGTTGAAGGCGGGGCGCGCCACGCCGGGCAGGTTCTGCACCACCTTCAGCGTGTCACCCTGGGTGCCGGGGACGCGCTGCACCTCGGCCAGTTGGAGCGTGGTCTGCGTCACTTCCTTGCGCTCGCGTTCGCTGCGCACCACCGTCTCGAACGCGCCGAAGATGCGCTTGCGCACGTAGTACGTGGCGCGCGTCTCCTGGCCTTCCGTGAAGGTCTCCTCGGTGCGGAAGCGCTCGTAGCCGCTCTGCACCACCAGCACCTCATACGTGCCCAGGGGGATGCCGCGGAAGGAGAAGCGGCCTTCCTCGTCGGTGACGGTGGAGCGCTCCAGCGCGGGCAGCACCACCTCCGCGCCCAGGAGCGCGTCTCGCGTGCCCCGCTCCAGCGCCCGGCCGCTGAAGTTCACTGGAGCCTCGGGCTCCACGGCGGCGGCGTCCTCACCCTCCGGCGGCGGCGGTGGACGGAAGACGAACTGGTAGGCGTATTCGATGCGCACCGGCGCGGGGACATCGTCCACCTCGGCGGGCTCGAACTGAAACTGGCGGACCGCCTCCACGGCGGCCTCGTCGAAGCCGTGGCCGGCGGGTTGGGACACCTCGACGTTGGAGACGGCGCCCGTCTCCGAGATGTCGACCCACATCACCACCGTGCCCTCGAGCTGCTGGGCCGCGGCTTCCGGTGGATAGAGTGCCTCCACCTGGCGCATCAGCGCGGGGGGCTTCGTCAGCACGCCCTGGGGCGCGCCGGCGTCGGCATCCGTGACGCCCGCGTCCTGCTGAGCGGCGGCGCCAGTGGCGGCGAGGAAGCAGAGGACGGCGAGGAGGATTTTCATGAGGGGCGCGGGACTCCCGCGCCCCTCCTAGTGCGGCGCCTACTTCGGCGCGAGCACGATTTCGATGCGGCGGTTCAGACTGCGATTCTCCGCCGAATCGTTGGCCGCGATGGGCTGGTACTGCCCATAGCCCGCGGCGGAGAGGAACGTCGGGTCCACGCCAGCGTTCTGGAGTGAACGAACCACCGCCATGGCGCGTGCAAGGCTCAGCTCCCAGTTGGACGGGAACTGACCGCCGCCGGTCGGAACGTCGTCCGTGTGGCCTTCCACGCGGATGATCTTCCCCTGCACCGTCTTGAGCGCGTCGGCGATCTTCTTCAGCGCCTCCTCGCCTTCCTTGCCGACCCGGGCGGAGCCGGAGGCGAAGAGAATCTTGTCCTTGAGCTGGACGGTCATCTTGCCCTTGAGCTCGGACAGCTCAATCTTGCCGTCGGAAATCTCCTGCTTGAGGCTCTGGGCCAGGTTCTCGTACTCGGAGCTGCGCTTCTCCAGCTCCTCCTTCGCCTGGGCCAGCTTCTTCGTGTTGCGCGCCAGCTCATCGTTGAGGGCGGCCAGTTGAGAGTTCTTCTCCTCCAACGCGCGGCGCTCCGCAGCGCCCGCGGTGAGGCGGGACTCAGCGGTGCCCAGGCGGGTGTTCAGCGCCTCCCGCTCCTGCTCCAACTCGGCAATCTTCTCTTCCAGCGCCTTCACCTTGGCTTCGGCGGCCTCGCGAGCACCCTTCTCGTCGTTGAGGCCCTTGGCGAAGTTCTCCGCCTCGAGCGCCTTGGCGTCGAACTTCCCCTGCGAAACACAGCCCGTGGTGGAGAGCGCGACGAGTGCAGCCAGAACCAGCGGTTTCCGCATATGTACGTGTCCTCCTGACACCTGTGAATGAAGCGCCAGCCTATCGCTGGTGGTGCTCTGGGTCAGGAAGAACCTCGCACATATTTTGTGCTGAAACGAATGAATGGCTGACGGGACAGCCCGGTGTGTCAGTCAGCGCGGAAAAATAGGATGAGAGTCGAGCCAGACGGAGAAGAGTGCGTCCGCGAAGTTCTTGCCGGGGATGAAGACGCCACCGGAGGCATCTCCTCCGACTTCGAGCCCGACGCCCGGGGTGTAGGTGATGACGAGGTCCTCGCCCTTCTGCACGTCCTTCAGCGACGCGAGCATGATGCGCAGGTGGTTCGCCAGCGGCCCCCGGCGCAGGGCGGGGCTGTGCTCCAACCCGTCCCGGAAGCTGCCCACGAGCTGGTCCCGGGAGATGTTGCGCAGGAAGTGGAAGTGGAGCCGCTTCACGGAGTTGGAGTTGATGGCCTCGTGCGTGGAGCGTGGCCGGTCCTCCATGTAGAGGCTCCAGACGTAGACCTTGAAGAAGAGTTGCTTGTGCAGCTCCATGTGGGCGAGTTCGACGGTGCGCCCCTTGAGGTTCAGCGACACCGGCATGTGCACGCCGCCAACCTGCTTCTGTCCCGCCTGCGCGGCGCCCGCGACGAGCAGCATGCCCGCCACGAGACACCGCAGATTCCCACCCCACGCTTGAGTACGCATGCGCCCGACCCCCGACCCCAGACCCCACTGAATCCGACAGGACATACGCTGCACACGCTCCCGGGCACCGCCAACGCCCGGAAGGGCAACGCTGTACAGCAGTGGACGGGGACAGGTCCCGAGAGGCTCAACGTCGGGCAATCAACCGCGTGGGGCCCGCCGGGCGGCTCACTGCGCCGGGGTGCGCTCCAGCAAGGCGCCGGCCCACGTCAGGCCGCTGCCCACGACGCTCAGCACCACCGCGTCTCCCACGGCGGGGTCGTCCCAGTGCTCGCTCAGGACGCCGGGCGCGCCCGCGGCGCCGGTGTTCCCCCGGGTGTGCACGTTGAAGAAGTGCCGCGCGTCCGGCACCTCACACCGCCGCTGCACGGCCTCCAGCATGCGCAGGTTGGCCTGGTGCCCGATGAAGGAGACGGCCCCCGCGCCCTTGTCCGGGTGACGCTCCATGAAGCGCGTGCGCAGGGCCTGGAACGTCTCCCCCGCGCGGCGGATGGCGAACTTCTGCACCTCGCCGCCGTTCTGGGTGAAGTGCCCCATGCGCGGCACGCGCACCTTGTCCGCGCCCGAGGGGTCTCCGGCCAGCAGCGTCTCCGTGAGCTGCCAGCGTCCCGGCACGCGCGGCGACAGGATGGCCGCGGACGCGCCGTCTCCCCACAGCACCGCGCTGGAGCGGTCCGTGTAGTCCACTACACGCGTGGAGTTGTCCATGTTGACCACCAGCACGTAGTCCGGCAGCCGCTCCGGCCGCATGCCCGCCAGGAAGTGCAGCTGCATGCAGAAGGACGAGCAAGCGCTCTGCAGGTCCACCGCCGGCGCATGGATGTTCAGCAACTGCGCCACCCGGTTGGACTCGGCGGGAATGCACTCGTCGGGACTGCATCCGCCCGCCACCACCAACCCGATGTCGGACGGCTTCAGCCCCGCGCGCTCCAGCGCCATCAGCGCCGCGCGGCGTCCCGTCTCCGCGTTGCTGAAGAGCGCCGCCTCCTGCGCCGCGCGCACGTCGCGATTGCGCGTCTCCCGCAGGTAGTCCAGCGGCAGCACCGTGTGCCGCGTGCGGATGCCCACGCGGTCCACTATCCACGCATCGCTGGTCTCCAGCCCCAGCTCCTCGAAGAAGGCGTTGGTCAGAAGGTTGGGAGGATGGAAGTGGCCGAGCGCGTGCAGGTACATTCAGAACCCTCTAACCGCGCAGCCTCCCAAAACTCTGTCAGCCGTCTGTCACGCCTCCGCGCCTTCGCGCCCAGCGGACGACCTGCCGGGCCATCCACCTAACGCGCGGCGTCAGCCTTCCGGCCCATGAGCCGCAGCCGCATCGCGCCCTCGCCGCGCGCCTCGAAGCCCTGCTCGACGGCGTCGTCGGTCAGCTCCACCTTCACCGGCCCGGACAAGGTGAGCTCCAGCAACTGGATGCCCTCCGCGAGGACGGACATCTGCCCTTGCAGCGGAATGGTCAGCAGGAACGGTGCCTTGGTTTCCTGGCGTAACACCGTCATCGCCACGTCGAAGATGCCCACGGCGCCGCGCGGGTCCTGACGCACTTCGACCAACCGTGCGCGCGCCTGGGTGACACGGGTGTTATCGCCCTGCTCGTCCACGATTTGCTTCGCGAGCGTATCGGAGAAGCCTTCCAGGGTGGCGCCCACCGCCAGAGGATTCTTCGGAAAGGCGGCCTCCATCCGGTGGGGCTTGCCGAGCTCCGGCAGGTGCTTCGCCACCTCGTCTGCTTCCTCCTTGGGCACCGGCTTGCCCGCCGCGTTCGTGATGACCACGCGGTCCTTCTTCCACTCCGCCAGGTACGTCTTCCGGCTGATGGGGCTCGCCTTGCGCTGGACCTTGCCC
It includes:
- a CDS encoding TonB-dependent receptor domain-containing protein — encoded protein: MKILLAVLCFLAATGAAAQQDAGVTDADAGAPQGVLTKPPALMRQVEALYPPEAAAQQLEGTVVMWVDISETGAVSNVEVSQPAGHGFDEAAVEAVRQFQFEPAEVDDVPAPVRIEYAYQFVFRPPPPPEGEDAAAVEPEAPVNFSGRALERGTRDALLGAEVVLPALERSTVTDEEGRFSFRGIPLGTYEVLVVQSGYERFRTEETFTEGQETRATYYVRKRIFGAFETVVRSERERKEVTQTTLQLAEVQRVPGTQGDTLKVVQNLPGVARPAFNGGQLVIRGTGPQESGVFLDGQRIPLLYHFGGLTSVYNSELLEAVDYLPGNFSAYYGDITGGVINVRSREPRTDRLHATVGVSLIESNAVVEGPITDTLSFAVAGRRSYIDLVLGLVPQGDNGPSLQVAPRYYDAQLKLVWKPRSRHTFTLQGLTSRDRLGLVFDRPADDDPTVTGGLNVTTGFNQLRLRHQYRADALTLDTHGLVGNTLVQFGIGDRGLRIASTDLNLRSTVEYAFGEALTLAGGIDVVSNFARVTARIQGLSREGEPPTPTVTDDVLTADGDFLQYFPSTWVEARWRPVPRLLLVPGLRAESYIFTDQTQARRTFNPRLAVRYGLTDTLTLKGGAGVYHGPPVQDEPSVAFGNPDLRAKRSLQYSVGAEWQARPEWFVGGEVFYNDLDGLIVRSNATVVRNGQRVPERLSNGGVGRIYGLEVLVRRALTDRLFGWVSYTLSRSERQDAPGVGWRLFDNDQTHVLTAIASYKLPAGWEVGARMRFASGNPTTPVVGSVRDDGSDVFIPLYAAVNSRRLPSFNQLDIRVDKNFAFEKWALNVYLDLTNAYNNPAVEGIAYNYNYTQSAFFEGLPILPIIGARGSF
- a CDS encoding OmpA/MotB family protein, whose translation is MRKPLVLAALVALSTTGCVSQGKFDAKALEAENFAKGLNDEKGAREAAEAKVKALEEKIAELEQEREALNTRLGTAESRLTAGAAERRALEEKNSQLAALNDELARNTKKLAQAKEELEKRSSEYENLAQSLKQEISDGKIELSELKGKMTVQLKDKILFASGSARVGKEGEEALKKIADALKTVQGKIIRVEGHTDDVPTGGGQFPSNWELSLARAMAVVRSLQNAGVDPTFLSAAGYGQYQPIAANDSAENRSLNRRIEIVLAPK
- a CDS encoding 3-oxoacyl-ACP synthase III family protein, which produces MYLHALGHFHPPNLLTNAFFEELGLETSDAWIVDRVGIRTRHTVLPLDYLRETRNRDVRAAQEAALFSNAETGRRAALMALERAGLKPSDIGLVVAGGCSPDECIPAESNRVAQLLNIHAPAVDLQSACSSFCMQLHFLAGMRPERLPDYVLVVNMDNSTRVVDYTDRSSAVLWGDGASAAILSPRVPGRWQLTETLLAGDPSGADKVRVPRMGHFTQNGGEVQKFAIRRAGETFQALRTRFMERHPDKGAGAVSFIGHQANLRMLEAVQRRCEVPDARHFFNVHTRGNTGAAGAPGVLSEHWDDPAVGDAVVLSVVGSGLTWAGALLERTPAQ
- a CDS encoding DUF2490 domain-containing protein → MRTENWLPLIGLLLVIPCHTVEARPVRAEAQLWYTVSAQGGIGEHLLYYLEAQPRFGKDDARGILRSAGGVRLAQDMSLWLGQGWFPSWRWEGDPALRQGESRLFQQFLYTPKFAQVRGTLRARLEQRFLPGTTEVSHRGRVMLRGAHPVAAEGRLSLIVWDEVFYHLSSVANGPSAGFDMNRVFVGAGWKYGDHSSVEVGYLNVFTRRPYAETEQLIHTLSVAMPFNYM
- a CDS encoding chalcone isomerase family protein yields the protein MRTQAWGGNLRCLVAGMLLVAGAAQAGQKQVGGVHMPVSLNLKGRTVELAHMELHKQLFFKVYVWSLYMEDRPRSTHEAINSNSVKRLHFHFLRNISRDQLVGSFRDGLEHSPALRRGPLANHLRIMLASLKDVQKGEDLVITYTPGVGLEVGGDASGGVFIPGKNFADALFSVWLDSHPIFPR
- a CDS encoding Hsp70 family protein; the protein is MRACGLDFGTSNTAAALPDGTVLSLQPNTSEARLFRSVLFFPDDEQDIYAGAGAIQRYLEDNTGRFIQSVKSFLHSSSFRATQVKGRTYTIEELVAVLLRRVRDAAASAMGGAPEAVVLGRPAVFTPDPEADALAQQRLLRAAELAGFQHVQFLIEPIAAALAYEAQLTRDELVLVADFGAGTTDLTLMRLGPSRRGNPDRRQDVVGSTGVRIGGDRFDAEIMRHKLLPRFGAGSTYQVRGFSDKRLPIPQHIMAKLLTWHEMSFIRERSTQELLETMLNTSDRKAEIQALYDLVMDNLGYRLFRAIEAAKVRLSQEDTATVDFEEARITLHEPITREEFDTFSQPLLDELDACTAGLLEKHAEAKDIDAVFLTGGSSQIPAVRQLYMRRFGEGRVRTADAFTSVAEGLGRAAAHLSV